A portion of the Kribbella jejuensis genome contains these proteins:
- a CDS encoding DinB family protein, with protein MAKFGPSDELQAAEFTEANLKGARFVECDLSGVVMRGVDIHGTDIDAPWLAEPGASLKINGVEVAPYVQAELDRQFPGRADRRAEDPEGLRAAWAAVERAWASALDRVATMPEGTVDLSVDGEWSWAQTQRHLIHATDIWFAKAILDREQPFHPYGVAHTGGTDPSQPGTGQPSYAEVLEVRAGHQAMVRDYLATVTAADLDTPRQNPHGDSNPETTRSCLHVILEEEWEHLRFATRDLATLTARTEA; from the coding sequence ATGGCGAAGTTCGGACCGTCCGACGAGCTGCAAGCGGCGGAGTTCACCGAGGCGAACCTGAAGGGCGCACGGTTCGTCGAGTGCGATCTGAGCGGCGTGGTGATGCGTGGCGTCGACATCCACGGCACCGACATCGACGCACCGTGGCTCGCCGAGCCCGGGGCCAGCCTGAAGATCAACGGCGTCGAGGTCGCGCCGTACGTCCAGGCCGAGCTCGACCGTCAGTTCCCCGGCCGCGCCGACCGCCGCGCGGAGGATCCCGAGGGCCTACGCGCCGCCTGGGCTGCCGTCGAGCGGGCCTGGGCGAGCGCCCTCGACCGGGTCGCGACCATGCCCGAAGGCACCGTCGACCTCTCGGTCGACGGCGAGTGGTCGTGGGCGCAGACCCAGCGCCACCTGATCCACGCCACCGACATCTGGTTCGCCAAGGCGATCCTCGACCGCGAGCAGCCGTTCCACCCGTACGGCGTGGCCCACACCGGCGGCACCGACCCGTCCCAACCCGGGACAGGCCAACCGTCGTACGCCGAAGTCCTCGAAGTCCGGGCCGGCCACCAAGCCATGGTCCGCGACTACCTCGCCACTGTCACAGCCGCCGACCTCGACACCCCGCGCCAGAACCCCCACGGCGACTCGAACCCCGAGACCACCAGATCCTGCCTCCACGTAATCCTCGAAGAGGAATGGGAGCACCTCCGCTTCGCCACCCGAGACCTAGCCACCCTCACCGCCCGAACCGAAGCCTGA
- a CDS encoding FAD-binding oxidoreductase, translating into MSTQVVVAGARDVVAGLLGAGFNGAVHLPGDVEYDEQRRSVIPSVDSRPLVIAEASTRTDVQAAVRTAKEYGVPIAVQATGHGTRVPADGGILVKTTAMTTVLIDPERRIAKVAPGARWGAVLDAARQFGLAPLSGSHRDVGVTGYTLGGGVGWLARKYGFAADSVIRAEVVTADGRCVSASAEQHPDLFWAIRGGTGNFGIVTSLEFRLYPVRQVHAGIVYYGIDRAAAILRRYRDWTATIPNDLSTAVVLTRVPGTEQRAVAIKVLYAGPAELAEHLLKPLFATAGPRLAGELTTIEYADAALGGTPARHLDFLDTLTDEVIDVVTELEDATVEVRHWGGAMAHPGPGAGPVGHREASYSLIIDREVAGLPNSGRTFVNFLGDPGRADTAYAAADLQRLREVKRAYDPTNFFHLNANIQP; encoded by the coding sequence ATGTCTACGCAGGTTGTGGTGGCGGGTGCTCGGGACGTGGTGGCGGGGCTGTTGGGGGCGGGGTTCAACGGGGCCGTGCACCTGCCGGGTGACGTGGAGTACGACGAGCAGCGGCGGTCGGTGATTCCGTCGGTGGATTCGCGGCCGCTCGTCATCGCCGAGGCCTCCACGCGGACCGACGTACAGGCGGCGGTGCGGACGGCGAAGGAGTACGGCGTACCGATCGCGGTGCAGGCGACCGGGCACGGGACCCGGGTACCGGCTGATGGCGGGATTCTCGTGAAGACCACGGCGATGACGACCGTGCTGATCGACCCGGAGCGCCGGATCGCGAAGGTGGCGCCGGGTGCGCGCTGGGGTGCGGTGCTGGATGCGGCCCGGCAGTTCGGGCTGGCGCCGCTGTCCGGTTCGCACCGCGACGTCGGCGTCACCGGGTACACGCTCGGCGGCGGTGTCGGCTGGCTGGCCCGCAAGTACGGGTTCGCGGCCGACAGCGTGATCCGCGCCGAGGTCGTCACCGCGGACGGCCGATGCGTCAGCGCGAGCGCCGAACAGCACCCGGACCTGTTCTGGGCGATCCGCGGCGGCACCGGCAACTTCGGTATCGTCACGTCGCTGGAGTTCCGGCTGTACCCGGTCCGCCAGGTGCACGCCGGCATCGTGTACTACGGCATCGACCGTGCCGCCGCGATCCTGCGCCGGTACCGCGACTGGACGGCGACGATCCCGAACGACCTGAGCACCGCGGTCGTCCTGACCCGCGTCCCCGGCACCGAGCAGCGCGCCGTCGCGATCAAGGTCCTGTACGCCGGACCCGCGGAGCTCGCCGAACACCTGCTGAAGCCGCTCTTCGCGACGGCCGGTCCGCGGCTGGCGGGTGAGCTGACAACGATCGAGTACGCCGATGCCGCGCTGGGCGGCACGCCCGCGCGGCACCTGGACTTCCTGGACACGCTGACCGACGAGGTCATCGACGTCGTCACCGAACTCGAGGACGCGACGGTCGAGGTACGGCACTGGGGCGGCGCGATGGCGCACCCGGGTCCCGGCGCCGGACCGGTCGGGCACCGCGAGGCGTCGTACTCGCTGATCATCGACCGCGAGGTCGCCGGGCTACCGAACTCGGGCCGCACGTTCGTCAACTTCCTCGGCGACCCGGGTCGGGCGGACACCGCGTATGCGGCCGCGGACCTGCAGCGCCTCCGTGAGGTGAAGCGGGCCTACGACCCGACGAACTTCTTCCACCTGAACGCCAACATCCAGCCGTGA
- a CDS encoding ester cyclase — translation MSTTAEMSAADVAVRSIMIMADGERTDFDELIHPEAVNHEGRIEPPASRAPGPAGFYATALWLRTAFAELAYEVHHVVADGNLVAVNSTISGRHVAPFVVYTSEGEVDTVFPPTGKTFASTQSHWFRLQDGKVLEHWANRDDMGQSKQLGWIPPTPAYLFRMARAKSRAKRAAK, via the coding sequence ATGAGCACCACAGCCGAGATGTCGGCCGCCGATGTCGCGGTCCGCAGCATCATGATCATGGCCGACGGGGAGCGGACGGACTTCGACGAGCTGATCCACCCGGAGGCGGTCAACCACGAGGGCCGGATCGAGCCGCCTGCCAGCCGCGCGCCGGGACCGGCCGGCTTCTACGCGACCGCGCTCTGGCTGCGCACGGCGTTCGCGGAGCTGGCCTACGAGGTTCACCACGTGGTTGCCGACGGCAACCTCGTGGCGGTGAACTCGACCATCAGCGGCCGGCACGTCGCGCCGTTCGTGGTGTACACCTCCGAAGGCGAGGTGGACACCGTGTTCCCGCCGACCGGGAAGACGTTCGCGAGCACCCAGTCGCACTGGTTCCGGCTCCAGGACGGCAAGGTGCTGGAGCATTGGGCCAACCGTGACGACATGGGCCAGTCCAAGCAGCTCGGCTGGATCCCGCCGACGCCGGCGTACCTGTTCCGGATGGCACGCGCCAAGTCACGCGCGAAGCGGGCTGCCAAGTGA
- the sigJ gene encoding RNA polymerase sigma factor SigJ → MDEHEQLARRFEENRGHLRAVAYRMLGSVAEAEDAVQEAWLRLSRTDVSDVGNLGGWLTTVVSRVCLDMLRSRKSRREDTLDTYVPDPVLGELGPEDEAVRADAIGLALLVVLETLSPAERLAFVLHDMFGVGFDEIATIVDKSPAATRQLASRARRRVQGAPTSDGDVSRQRVIVEAFMAASRGGDFEALLSLLDPEVLLRADAGAASAQYAGPAVSKLVRGAKAVVEQALMFGRMAPYLQVATVNGMPGLITVVNGRLMGVLAFTVTDGLITELDILADVERLEVVPLPA, encoded by the coding sequence GTGGACGAGCATGAGCAGTTGGCGCGGCGGTTCGAGGAGAACCGTGGGCATCTGCGTGCGGTCGCCTACCGGATGCTCGGGTCCGTGGCGGAGGCCGAGGACGCCGTGCAGGAGGCCTGGCTGCGGTTGAGCCGTACGGACGTGAGCGACGTCGGCAACCTGGGTGGCTGGCTGACCACCGTGGTGTCGCGGGTGTGTCTGGATATGCTGCGCAGTCGCAAGTCGCGGCGGGAGGACACGCTGGACACGTACGTCCCGGATCCGGTTCTCGGTGAGTTGGGGCCGGAGGACGAGGCGGTCCGGGCGGACGCGATCGGGCTGGCGTTGCTCGTCGTACTCGAGACGTTGTCGCCGGCCGAGCGGCTGGCGTTCGTGCTGCACGACATGTTCGGGGTCGGGTTCGACGAGATCGCGACGATTGTGGACAAGTCGCCGGCCGCGACCCGTCAGCTGGCGAGCCGGGCGCGGCGGCGGGTGCAGGGTGCGCCGACGAGTGACGGGGATGTGAGTCGCCAGCGGGTGATCGTCGAGGCGTTCATGGCGGCGTCACGGGGCGGGGACTTCGAGGCGTTGCTGTCGCTGCTGGATCCGGAGGTGTTGCTGCGAGCGGACGCGGGTGCTGCCAGTGCGCAGTACGCCGGGCCGGCGGTCTCGAAGCTGGTGCGCGGGGCCAAGGCGGTTGTGGAGCAGGCGCTCATGTTCGGACGGATGGCGCCGTACCTGCAGGTGGCGACGGTCAACGGGATGCCCGGGCTGATCACGGTCGTGAACGGGCGGCTGATGGGTGTACTGGCGTTCACGGTGACGGACGGCCTCATCACCGAGCTGGACATCCTGGCCGATGTGGAACGGCTGGAGGTTGTCCCACTGCCAGCTTGA
- a CDS encoding nuclear transport factor 2 family protein: MTDEQQIRALIENWVTAVHAGDLDTVLADHSPDIVMFDVPPPYEGVRGLEAYTATWPGFFKWQQSGGSFELESLEVTAGVDVAFAFALLHCRNADDDPQRLLRLTIGLRKLGNRWTVTHEHHSFPHDDEPAAPAITAILDRWGADTATGDLDALMVPVAENVVSYEIDGNYNGKSAVREVCAAGLGSASEIDFTVPNPTVESAGDLAVAWSIDHVTADGTETTSRATRVFRKTAAGWRLIHQHLSYPA, encoded by the coding sequence ATGACTGACGAGCAGCAGATCCGCGCCCTGATCGAGAACTGGGTCACGGCCGTCCACGCGGGCGACCTGGACACGGTGCTGGCGGATCACTCACCGGACATCGTGATGTTCGACGTGCCGCCGCCGTACGAGGGTGTGCGCGGGCTGGAGGCCTACACCGCGACCTGGCCGGGCTTCTTCAAGTGGCAACAGTCGGGTGGCTCGTTCGAACTGGAGTCGCTCGAGGTGACCGCGGGCGTGGACGTCGCGTTCGCGTTCGCCCTCCTGCACTGCCGCAACGCCGACGACGATCCGCAGCGCCTCCTGCGCCTCACGATCGGACTCCGCAAGCTCGGCAATCGGTGGACGGTCACCCACGAACACCACTCGTTCCCGCACGACGACGAGCCGGCGGCCCCCGCGATCACCGCGATTCTCGACCGCTGGGGCGCGGACACCGCGACCGGCGACCTCGACGCGCTGATGGTGCCGGTCGCCGAGAACGTCGTGTCCTACGAGATCGACGGCAACTACAACGGCAAGTCAGCCGTCCGCGAGGTCTGCGCCGCGGGCCTCGGCTCCGCGTCCGAGATCGACTTCACGGTCCCGAACCCGACAGTCGAATCCGCCGGCGACCTGGCCGTCGCCTGGTCGATCGACCATGTGACCGCAGACGGCACCGAGACAACTTCCCGCGCCACCCGGGTCTTCCGCAAAACCGCCGCCGGCTGGAGACTGATCCACCAGCACCTGTCCTACCCGGCGTAG
- a CDS encoding RNA polymerase subunit sigma-70, giving the protein MTDLLDAARAGDEHAFGQLIEPWRGELHAHCYRMLGSNADAEDAVQETLLRAWSGLSGYEDRGSIRPWLYKIATNRCLTLIERRGRRSAEELEPYPDSRLAWTSSLTPEGELLALESVELAFVASLQHLSALQRAVLLLRDVLAFSAREVAEQLETSVAAVNSALQRARSVVSAVPSQQKALRALGESGERDLVRRYMAAWEARDVEAIVAMLAADAKYSMPPLPDWFEGRDAIRTFLLDGPLRSQWRFLPARANGQLAFGTYLLEGDRYVPGGLDVVVVRGTEIVEVVSYLEADFPAYGLPAELPR; this is encoded by the coding sequence ATGACTGACCTGCTTGACGCTGCACGCGCAGGTGACGAGCACGCCTTCGGACAGCTGATCGAGCCATGGCGTGGCGAGCTCCACGCGCACTGCTACCGCATGCTCGGTTCGAATGCCGACGCCGAGGACGCGGTACAGGAAACGCTGCTGCGCGCGTGGAGCGGTCTCAGCGGGTACGAGGACCGCGGGTCGATCCGCCCGTGGCTCTACAAGATCGCCACGAACAGGTGCCTCACGCTGATCGAACGGCGCGGACGCCGCTCGGCTGAGGAGCTTGAGCCGTACCCGGACAGCAGGCTGGCGTGGACGTCGTCGTTGACACCCGAGGGGGAGCTGTTGGCGCTTGAGTCGGTAGAGCTTGCCTTTGTCGCTTCTCTGCAGCACCTGTCCGCTCTGCAACGCGCAGTACTTCTACTGCGGGACGTACTCGCGTTCAGCGCGCGTGAGGTCGCGGAGCAACTGGAGACGTCAGTAGCTGCCGTCAACAGCGCCCTGCAGCGCGCACGGTCGGTGGTGAGCGCCGTACCGAGTCAGCAGAAGGCCCTGCGCGCGCTTGGTGAGTCAGGCGAGCGTGACCTCGTACGGCGGTACATGGCCGCGTGGGAGGCCCGTGACGTCGAGGCGATCGTGGCGATGCTGGCCGCGGACGCGAAGTACTCGATGCCGCCGCTGCCGGACTGGTTCGAGGGGCGGGACGCGATCCGTACGTTCCTGCTCGACGGACCGCTGCGTTCGCAATGGCGGTTCCTGCCGGCGCGCGCGAACGGTCAGCTCGCGTTCGGGACGTACCTGCTCGAAGGCGACCGGTACGTGCCTGGTGGCCTCGACGTCGTGGTAGTGCGCGGGACCGAGATCGTGGAGGTGGTGTCGTACCTCGAGGCGGACTTCCCGGCGTACGGGCTGCCGGCGGAGCTGCCGCGATGA
- a CDS encoding DUF6131 family protein, whose product MLILGLILLILGFVLNVSILWTIGIILLLVGAVFWILGATGRAVGGRKVWY is encoded by the coding sequence ATGCTGATCCTAGGCCTGATCCTGTTGATCCTCGGGTTCGTGCTGAACGTATCGATCCTGTGGACCATCGGCATCATCCTGCTCCTCGTCGGAGCTGTGTTCTGGATCCTCGGCGCCACCGGCCGCGCGGTCGGCGGGCGAAAAGTCTGGTATTAA
- a CDS encoding acyltransferase domain-containing protein — MDATSAAKQLGFAERDRLRFKDLGSGPELPEDAEELMEYCGVVAADRREMLAARPDPGKDPEWWAITSALAAEIQRDLDLAIPPTGFSSWPTVPPDASPVGMFAAAWALLASLPRLRELHAERGVPEAVTVATVSALGGVMGTHRHIHGRPGVGLMPLWSPPLRFRGADFEIGRHAFTRTQLGLGDGVSGHLLSIHIPPTGRLDAQESEESVAAAVEYFGRWYPEEPLAGLVCHSWLLDPQLAEYLSPESNIVRFQRRFALLPYLPGEDPTEGDRELTRLGLHLPEQDLADVPQETTLQRAYVAHLRAGRHWQLRTGMLKPWS; from the coding sequence ATGGATGCGACGAGTGCAGCGAAACAGTTGGGCTTCGCGGAGCGGGACCGGCTGCGTTTCAAGGACTTGGGCAGCGGACCGGAGCTCCCCGAGGACGCGGAGGAGTTGATGGAGTACTGCGGGGTGGTGGCGGCTGATCGGCGCGAGATGCTGGCGGCGCGGCCTGATCCGGGCAAAGATCCGGAGTGGTGGGCGATCACGTCTGCGCTCGCTGCTGAGATCCAGCGCGACCTGGACCTCGCCATACCGCCAACAGGCTTCAGTAGTTGGCCGACCGTGCCGCCGGACGCGTCGCCGGTGGGGATGTTCGCTGCTGCCTGGGCGTTGCTGGCCAGTCTGCCGCGGTTGCGTGAACTGCATGCGGAGCGCGGTGTGCCGGAGGCGGTGACCGTGGCGACTGTGTCTGCGCTGGGTGGAGTGATGGGGACGCATCGGCACATCCACGGACGTCCAGGTGTTGGGCTGATGCCGCTGTGGAGTCCACCGCTGCGTTTTCGGGGCGCGGACTTCGAGATCGGGCGGCATGCGTTCACCCGTACTCAGCTGGGGCTCGGCGACGGCGTGTCGGGCCATCTGCTGTCGATCCACATCCCGCCAACGGGACGGTTGGATGCGCAGGAGTCAGAGGAGTCTGTTGCTGCCGCGGTCGAGTACTTCGGGCGCTGGTACCCCGAGGAACCGCTGGCGGGGCTCGTCTGCCACTCCTGGCTGCTGGATCCACAACTGGCCGAGTACCTGAGTCCTGAGTCCAACATCGTTCGCTTCCAGCGCCGCTTCGCCCTCCTTCCGTATCTGCCTGGTGAAGACCCGACTGAGGGCGACCGCGAGTTGACGCGCCTCGGCTTGCATCTGCCCGAGCAGGACCTTGCCGACGTACCTCAAGAGACCACCCTGCAGCGTGCGTACGTCGCACACCTGAGGGCCGGACGCCATTGGCAACTACGGACAGGCATGCTGAAGCCATGGAGCTGA
- the trpD gene encoding anthranilate phosphoribosyltransferase encodes MATTLRTWSGLISALLAGSDLSSADTGWAMDQLVLGEASPAQISGFLIALRAKGETADELNGLATVLRSHATPVRIRGPFVDIVGTGGDRTGAANISTMAAVVVAATGVTVVKHGGRAASSSAAGSSDLVEYLGVSLDLSPAEAAQTAADIGLTYLFAPRFNPALRQVAVVRRELAVPTAFNVLAPLLNPADPQHQLVGVANAGMLPVLAEALAKQGRSALVARGDDGLDKLTTTGYSRVWVVHDGSASEVLFDPRSLGLRPSSLAELRGGDAAFNARLLRGLVDGERGPVRDVVLLNAAAALTTFSLESGLDQLADCFARCQEAVDSGRAAALLDRWTNHSLPCLR; translated from the coding sequence ATGGCAACAACGCTCCGGACGTGGTCCGGTCTGATCTCCGCGCTCCTGGCCGGCTCCGACCTGTCGTCGGCGGACACCGGCTGGGCCATGGACCAACTGGTGCTGGGCGAGGCGTCACCGGCGCAGATCTCCGGCTTCCTGATCGCCCTGCGCGCCAAGGGCGAGACCGCGGACGAGCTCAACGGCCTGGCAACGGTACTGCGCTCGCACGCAACGCCAGTGCGAATCCGTGGACCGTTCGTGGACATCGTCGGCACCGGCGGTGACCGTACCGGTGCCGCGAACATCTCTACGATGGCCGCGGTGGTCGTCGCCGCCACAGGTGTCACCGTCGTGAAGCACGGTGGCCGCGCCGCGTCCTCATCAGCCGCTGGTTCCAGTGACCTGGTCGAGTACCTGGGCGTCTCACTCGACCTGTCCCCGGCCGAGGCGGCACAGACCGCGGCCGACATCGGGCTGACCTACCTGTTCGCCCCGCGCTTCAACCCCGCTCTCCGCCAAGTTGCAGTCGTACGACGTGAGCTCGCGGTCCCGACCGCCTTCAACGTCCTCGCACCACTGCTGAATCCGGCAGACCCTCAGCACCAGCTCGTAGGGGTAGCCAACGCCGGCATGCTCCCCGTGCTCGCCGAAGCCCTCGCAAAACAAGGGCGTTCGGCACTGGTCGCGAGAGGCGACGACGGACTCGACAAGCTCACCACAACCGGCTACTCGCGTGTCTGGGTGGTACACGACGGCTCTGCCTCCGAGGTGCTGTTCGACCCGCGCTCCCTCGGTCTACGCCCGTCCTCGCTCGCCGAGCTCCGCGGAGGCGACGCAGCCTTCAACGCACGGCTCCTGCGCGGGCTGGTCGACGGAGAACGCGGACCGGTGCGCGACGTCGTACTGCTCAACGCTGCAGCCGCACTCACGACCTTCTCACTGGAGTCCGGGCTGGACCAGCTGGCGGACTGCTTCGCGCGGTGCCAGGAGGCGGTCGACAGCGGTCGTGCTGCGGCACTACTGGATCGCTGGACCAACCACTCGTTACCGTGCCTGAGATGA
- a CDS encoding TetR/AcrR family transcriptional regulator, producing the protein MAEVKRNYDASGRRERARQRRRDVVAAARDLFEANGFQATTISDVAERAGVSAESIYKGFGTKAALAKAVFDFVIVGDHEPVPLAERPEILAIRREPDIRRKVRMYVDGLVERQRRSARVQILIRDGRHSDETLAATWQAVLDERQTGMTIMAKHLLATGDLRPDLTLDEVVDMLWTYISVELYELLVLHRGWTPERYGDHLTAVVTAVLCPPSV; encoded by the coding sequence ATGGCGGAAGTCAAGAGGAATTACGACGCCAGCGGGCGGCGCGAGCGCGCCCGCCAACGGCGGCGGGACGTCGTGGCGGCCGCCCGGGACCTGTTCGAGGCGAACGGCTTCCAGGCCACCACGATCAGTGATGTGGCCGAGCGCGCCGGCGTCTCGGCGGAGAGCATCTACAAGGGCTTCGGCACCAAGGCGGCGCTCGCCAAGGCGGTCTTCGACTTCGTCATCGTCGGCGACCATGAGCCGGTCCCGCTGGCGGAGCGCCCGGAGATCCTCGCGATCCGGCGCGAGCCCGACATCCGCCGCAAGGTCCGGATGTATGTCGACGGGCTCGTCGAGCGGCAGCGCCGGTCGGCCCGGGTCCAGATCCTGATCCGCGACGGCCGGCACAGCGACGAAACGCTCGCCGCGACCTGGCAGGCCGTTCTCGACGAGCGGCAGACCGGGATGACCATCATGGCGAAACACCTGCTCGCCACCGGGGACCTGCGCCCGGACCTCACGCTCGACGAGGTCGTCGACATGCTGTGGACCTACATCTCCGTCGAGCTCTACGAGCTGCTCGTGCTGCATCGCGGCTGGACCCCCGAGCGGTACGGCGATCACCTGACGGCGGTGGTCACGGCCGTGCTCTGCCCACCAAGCGTTTGA
- a CDS encoding SH3 domain-containing protein yields the protein MVATGSAAAFPSQHVQLDPSIASSSLQLSRDTTISRDALRPPINPTTATPSASPKPTASPSAKHLKKQAPIPKPTSAKTRAAQDLQAAAPKITGTKYTTTDVNLWSLPLTGILLDVIPKGTKVSVTGKVDGLYAEVVTDGKSRWVKAQYLSATKPVADVVGSFSQAACKSGSGMEQGLTPDAIRVHRAICAMYPDITSYGGLRAGDTGSEHATGHAIDIMINSASEGQAIADWLKANYKKLGVSQLIWEQHIWTVQRSSEGWRAMPDRGSATANHMDHVHVSVYGNSGTV from the coding sequence ATGGTCGCCACTGGTTCGGCCGCCGCCTTCCCCAGCCAGCACGTCCAGCTCGACCCGTCGATCGCCAGCTCGTCCCTGCAGCTGTCGCGCGACACCACGATCAGCCGGGACGCCCTGCGTCCGCCGATCAACCCGACCACCGCGACGCCGAGCGCCTCGCCGAAGCCGACCGCCTCGCCGTCGGCCAAGCACCTGAAGAAGCAGGCGCCGATCCCGAAGCCGACGTCCGCGAAGACCCGGGCCGCTCAGGACCTGCAGGCCGCGGCGCCGAAGATCACCGGCACGAAGTACACGACCACCGACGTGAACCTGTGGTCGCTGCCGCTCACCGGCATCCTGCTCGACGTGATCCCGAAGGGCACCAAGGTCTCAGTCACCGGCAAGGTCGACGGCCTGTACGCCGAGGTCGTCACCGACGGCAAGTCCCGCTGGGTCAAGGCGCAGTACCTGTCCGCGACGAAGCCGGTCGCCGACGTCGTCGGCTCGTTCTCGCAGGCTGCGTGCAAGTCCGGGTCCGGGATGGAACAGGGACTGACCCCCGATGCGATCCGCGTGCACCGGGCGATCTGTGCCATGTATCCCGACATCACGTCGTACGGCGGTCTGCGGGCCGGCGACACCGGCTCCGAGCACGCGACCGGGCACGCGATCGACATCATGATCAACAGCGCGTCGGAAGGCCAGGCGATCGCCGACTGGCTGAAGGCGAATTACAAGAAGCTCGGCGTCAGCCAACTGATCTGGGAACAGCACATCTGGACGGTGCAGCGCAGCAGCGAAGGCTGGCGGGCGATGCCGGACCGTGGCAGCGCGACCGCCAACCACATGGACCACGTGCACGTGTCCGTGTACGGCAACTCCGGCACGGTCTGA
- a CDS encoding aminoglycoside phosphotransferase family protein, whose protein sequence is MTHNLTLTESTATKHYTSWSRQEPARELAALTLLTHATPDLTPAPLASSTRPSPWLRMTRIPGSPLAAPVNSTQLTALGDALERLWSITSVALEPIDLLALVRRTRKGLTALRTTEGVIGRAATTWLENEPTDLTDTPDPVVAHGDPNLTNYLWDGSRIRIIDFEDAGHGDRTVELANLVEHLSWRTTDPTPLTTRFQTNEDRFRAARLLWAGFWLTLIGPGGPSADRNPPGTAEAQAHRLLKLAVGQPPAVPHRPGCPAR, encoded by the coding sequence ATGACGCACAACCTGACCCTCACCGAGTCAACCGCCACCAAGCACTACACCAGCTGGTCCCGCCAAGAACCCGCCCGAGAACTAGCCGCCCTAACCCTCCTCACCCACGCGACCCCAGACCTGACCCCGGCCCCACTCGCGTCTTCCACCAGGCCGTCCCCGTGGCTCCGCATGACCCGAATCCCAGGCAGCCCCCTCGCGGCGCCCGTCAACTCCACTCAACTGACAGCACTGGGCGATGCACTCGAGAGGCTCTGGTCGATCACGTCCGTCGCCCTGGAACCGATCGATCTGCTCGCGCTCGTACGTCGTACCCGGAAGGGGCTCACCGCGCTCCGCACAACAGAAGGTGTGATCGGCCGAGCCGCCACCACCTGGCTGGAGAACGAACCGACAGACCTCACCGACACACCAGACCCAGTGGTAGCCCACGGCGATCCCAACCTCACCAACTACCTCTGGGACGGCAGCCGCATCCGCATCATCGACTTCGAAGACGCCGGCCACGGCGACCGCACCGTAGAGCTGGCCAACCTCGTCGAACACCTCTCCTGGCGCACCACAGACCCCACCCCGCTGACAACCCGCTTCCAGACGAACGAAGACCGCTTCCGAGCCGCGAGACTCCTCTGGGCCGGCTTCTGGCTCACCCTGATCGGCCCCGGCGGCCCGAGCGCAGACCGCAACCCACCAGGCACCGCCGAAGCCCAGGCCCACCGCCTGCTCAAGCTGGCAGTGGGACAACCTCCAGCCGTTCCACATCGGCCAGGATGTCCAGCTCGGTGA
- a CDS encoding YciI family protein, giving the protein MKYVVMIFRSVDRLWTAEDDAALARLIRLEQELSESGELVSSEGLRPPDEGRIVQIRDGQQVVTDGPFGEAKEQLAGFYLVDARDDEHAQELAGRVSAAVGDRVELRGTVI; this is encoded by the coding sequence ATGAAGTACGTCGTGATGATCTTCCGGAGCGTCGACCGGCTGTGGACCGCTGAGGACGATGCCGCGCTCGCGCGGTTGATCCGGCTCGAGCAGGAGCTCTCCGAATCCGGGGAACTGGTCAGCTCGGAAGGGCTGCGACCGCCGGACGAAGGCCGGATCGTGCAGATCCGGGACGGTCAGCAGGTGGTCACCGACGGGCCGTTCGGGGAGGCGAAGGAGCAGCTCGCCGGCTTCTATCTGGTCGACGCCCGCGACGACGAGCACGCGCAGGAATTGGCCGGGCGGGTATCGGCCGCCGTCGGCGACCGGGTCGAGCTCCGCGGAACGGTCATCTGA